In one window of Chlamydiota bacterium DNA:
- a CDS encoding VWA domain-containing protein — translation MKFADYKILYLLWILIPMAVLFFWDESCRKKCLGRFAKSRTLLLLTDCVSSKRRKMIKTLEWFSILLILIALARPLLGKGEERVQRKGMDVVIAVDTSASMLAEDFLPNRLQKAKQELVDLLEQMAGNRVGLIAFSGDVATLCPLTFDVAALKIYLEILDIELIGHQGTAIGKVIKQALTLFDQGKSSGKAIILLTDGEDQETGPLEAALKAHDKGIHIYTIGIGALSPEPIPVFDESGKRVGHKRNLKGEVILTKLNEGILQEIAGKTGGKYFRATSGGMEIKEIFKEVNRLERGELGEAVVTQYEERFQGPLLMAIFLIILCDLIGERKGSFRQVKNEWLKRRVA, via the coding sequence ATGAAATTTGCGGATTATAAAATTTTATATTTATTGTGGATTCTTATTCCCATGGCCGTTCTCTTTTTTTGGGATGAATCCTGTAGGAAAAAGTGTTTAGGCCGTTTTGCAAAATCGAGAACGCTTCTCCTCCTTACAGATTGTGTCAGTTCAAAAAGGAGGAAAATGATAAAAACGCTGGAATGGTTTTCAATTTTGCTGATTTTGATCGCCTTGGCACGACCCTTATTAGGTAAAGGAGAAGAGCGTGTTCAAAGAAAAGGGATGGATGTAGTGATTGCAGTTGACACATCTGCCAGTATGTTAGCGGAAGATTTTCTACCGAATCGTCTCCAGAAGGCGAAGCAAGAGTTAGTCGATCTTTTAGAGCAAATGGCGGGAAACCGTGTTGGCTTAATTGCATTTTCTGGAGATGTTGCGACCCTTTGCCCTTTAACCTTTGACGTTGCGGCTCTAAAAATTTATTTAGAAATTTTAGATATAGAGTTGATAGGTCATCAAGGGACGGCCATTGGAAAAGTGATTAAACAAGCATTAACCCTTTTTGATCAAGGAAAATCGAGCGGAAAAGCGATCATTCTTTTAACAGATGGAGAGGATCAGGAAACGGGGCCTTTAGAAGCTGCTTTAAAAGCCCACGACAAGGGCATTCACATTTACACCATTGGAATTGGGGCGCTTAGCCCAGAGCCTATTCCGGTGTTTGATGAATCAGGGAAGAGGGTGGGGCATAAGCGAAATTTAAAAGGAGAGGTCATTCTTACCAAACTGAATGAAGGAATACTCCAGGAAATTGCTGGAAAAACAGGAGGGAAATATTTTCGTGCAACCTCAGGGGGAATGGAAATTAAAGAAATTTTTAAAGAGGTGAATAGGCTAGAAAGAGGTGAGCTTGGAGAGGCTGTTGTTACTCAGTATGAAGAACGATTTCAGGGCCCTCTTTTGATGGCAATTTTTTTGATAATTTTATGTGATTTAATCGGAGAGCGAAAAGGATCTTTTAGACAGGTCAAAAATGAATGGTTGAAAAGGAGGGTAGCGTGA
- a CDS encoding tetratricopeptide repeat protein has product MKKIGLLIFMLPFLMGLSRYQLAREGNEAYQKGQYDEAIQRYQDALKKSEDNLSILFNLGNAFYAKKAFDEAQNYYEKSLSSQTKYLSTKSISNYSLGNCAFKKGDYAQALEWYKKAIKEDPKDLDSKYNYEVTLKKVEEKQKQKKDEKKQKEEEQEEQQKSGDKKEGEQDQEKKGEEKETQAGKEGGEKNEEKDAVENKEDEESSQEKKGEVQAKKQDEQKSDEKKEQSFSNEKEGSQNDTSAVSSEKSQEGKKDGMKKEEAIQILDVMNQEKKDLIWNLTKTESSDESDNGNDW; this is encoded by the coding sequence GTGAAAAAAATTGGGTTGCTCATCTTCATGCTTCCTTTTTTAATGGGTCTTTCTCGTTATCAATTAGCGAGAGAAGGAAATGAGGCCTATCAAAAGGGACAATATGATGAGGCTATTCAAAGGTATCAGGATGCCCTTAAAAAGAGCGAAGATAACCTGAGTATTTTATTTAATTTGGGCAATGCCTTTTACGCGAAGAAGGCTTTTGATGAGGCTCAAAATTATTATGAGAAGTCTCTTTCTTCTCAAACAAAATATCTTTCGACAAAATCCATTTCCAATTATAGTCTTGGAAATTGTGCTTTTAAAAAGGGGGATTATGCTCAGGCTTTAGAGTGGTATAAAAAAGCCATCAAAGAAGATCCAAAGGATTTAGATTCTAAATATAATTATGAAGTGACATTGAAAAAAGTCGAGGAGAAGCAAAAACAAAAGAAAGACGAAAAGAAACAAAAAGAAGAAGAGCAAGAAGAACAACAGAAATCAGGTGATAAAAAAGAGGGGGAGCAAGATCAGGAAAAAAAAGGGGAAGAGAAAGAAACTCAAGCTGGGAAGGAAGGAGGAGAAAAAAATGAGGAGAAGGATGCAGTAGAAAATAAAGAGGATGAAGAATCTTCCCAGGAGAAAAAAGGAGAGGTTCAAGCAAAGAAGCAAGATGAACAAAAGTCAGACGAAAAGAAGGAGCAGTCTTTCTCTAATGAAAAAGAGGGAAGCCAAAATGATACCTCCGCGGTTTCTTCCGAAAAAAGTCAGGAAGGGAAGAAAGATGGAATGAAAAAAGAAGAGGCGATTCAGATTTTGGATGTGATGAATCAGGAGAAGAAGGATTTAATCTGGAATTTAACAAAGACAGAATCTTCAGACGAGTCAGACAATGGGAATGATTGGTAA
- a CDS encoding VWA domain-containing protein has protein sequence MRLESPWFLFLFLILPCLYFYQKKWGKHLKAALFYSDVRGIQGGLSHWKVKLVKGALIWKGLAVVLVIVALARPQSGESYEEYSTEGIDLMLAIDVSGSMLAEDFHPKNRVEVAKERAKEFIKSRRGDRMGVLVFGEDSFTLCPLTSDDSFLLKRVDEIKVGIVPEEKTAMGMGIVNGLNRLRRSSGKSKVMILLTDGVNNAGKIDPLTATEMAKALGVKIYTIGIGREGLVPVPINDPMLGRTYAQMKTEIDEEVLKKIADRTGGLYFRATSEEALKKIYEKINTMEKTESKTKIYTNYRELFPLFLWPALVIFLVDRLSARSWLRVLP, from the coding sequence ATGCGTCTTGAATCCCCGTGGTTTCTATTCTTATTTTTAATTTTGCCCTGTCTTTATTTCTATCAGAAAAAATGGGGAAAACATTTAAAGGCGGCTCTTTTCTATTCTGATGTGAGAGGAATTCAAGGAGGTCTTTCTCACTGGAAAGTCAAACTTGTAAAGGGGGCTTTGATTTGGAAAGGGTTGGCAGTGGTACTCGTTATAGTGGCGCTTGCAAGACCTCAATCAGGAGAGTCTTACGAGGAATATTCGACAGAAGGAATTGATCTTATGCTTGCGATTGATGTTTCAGGGAGTATGTTGGCAGAGGATTTTCATCCCAAAAATCGTGTCGAAGTCGCGAAGGAAAGGGCCAAGGAATTTATTAAAAGTCGCCGTGGAGATCGAATGGGAGTTTTAGTTTTTGGCGAGGATAGTTTTACACTTTGTCCGCTGACTTCGGATGATTCTTTTCTCCTGAAGCGGGTGGATGAAATCAAGGTGGGGATTGTTCCTGAAGAAAAGACGGCCATGGGTATGGGAATTGTCAATGGATTAAACCGTTTGAGAAGGTCTTCAGGAAAAAGCAAGGTGATGATTCTTTTAACCGATGGGGTGAATAATGCGGGAAAGATTGATCCCCTGACGGCAACTGAAATGGCAAAGGCCCTGGGTGTGAAAATTTATACGATTGGAATTGGTAGGGAGGGGTTGGTTCCTGTTCCCATCAATGATCCCATGTTGGGAAGAACTTATGCTCAGATGAAAACGGAAATTGATGAGGAAGTGCTCAAGAAAATTGCCGACCGAACGGGAGGACTCTATTTTAGGGCCACTTCTGAAGAGGCTCTTAAGAAGATTTACGAGAAGATTAACACAATGGAAAAAACGGAAAGCAAGACGAAAATTTATACAAATTATCGAGAGCTCTTTCCATTGTTTCTTTGGCCTGCGTTAGTGATTTTTTTGGTTGATAGATTATCAGCACGGAGTTGGTTGAGGGTGCTGCCTTAG